One Myxococcus stipitatus DNA segment encodes these proteins:
- the ftsW gene encoding putative lipid II flippase FtsW: MKTSPPSAAPVRFDPLLLCAVLALVTLGLVMVYSASAVLAQDKLGDSLYFLKRQLTAACMGLVAMAVAMKVGWRKLARWAYPLLLAAIVLLVLVAIPGVGSTAGGARRWIRLPGFSLQPAEVAKFAWVVYLSYSLAKKREKVATFSVGFLPHLALCGILVMLCMLQPDFGSSVLLVFMLFVLLFAAGAKLSYLVGSVLLALPLAYVAIASSPYRMKRILAFLDPWAHRHDVGYQVAESLMSIGSGGVSGLGLGDGRQKLFFLPEAHTDFIFSILGEETGLIGVGMLVLLYAIVLWRGVRASLAAGETFGTYLGLGFTSIIAFQATVNMCVAMGLLPTKGLTLPFVSYGGTSLVVLMGAAGVLLSLSASAQPAARGARGNSELREVAA, encoded by the coding sequence ATGAAGACCTCCCCTCCGTCGGCCGCTCCGGTGCGGTTCGACCCCTTGCTGTTGTGTGCCGTGCTGGCCCTCGTCACGCTGGGGCTGGTGATGGTGTATTCGGCGAGCGCGGTGCTGGCGCAGGACAAGCTCGGCGACAGCCTGTACTTCCTCAAGCGCCAGCTCACCGCCGCCTGCATGGGGTTGGTGGCCATGGCGGTGGCGATGAAGGTGGGCTGGCGCAAGCTGGCGCGCTGGGCCTATCCGCTGCTGCTGGCGGCCATCGTCCTCTTGGTGCTGGTGGCCATCCCCGGCGTCGGCTCCACGGCGGGCGGCGCGCGCCGGTGGATCCGCCTGCCGGGCTTCAGCCTCCAGCCCGCGGAGGTCGCGAAGTTCGCCTGGGTCGTCTACCTGTCCTACTCGCTGGCGAAGAAGCGCGAGAAGGTGGCGACGTTCTCCGTGGGCTTCCTCCCGCACCTGGCGCTGTGCGGCATCCTGGTGATGCTCTGCATGCTCCAGCCGGACTTCGGCAGCAGCGTGCTGCTGGTGTTCATGCTGTTCGTCCTGCTGTTCGCCGCCGGGGCCAAGCTGAGCTACCTGGTGGGCTCCGTGCTGCTGGCGCTGCCGCTGGCCTACGTGGCCATCGCCTCCAGCCCGTACCGCATGAAGCGCATCCTGGCCTTCCTCGACCCGTGGGCGCACCGGCACGACGTGGGCTACCAGGTGGCCGAATCGCTCATGTCCATCGGCTCCGGCGGCGTGTCCGGCCTGGGGCTGGGGGACGGGCGGCAGAAGCTCTTCTTCCTGCCGGAGGCCCACACCGACTTCATCTTCTCCATCCTCGGGGAGGAGACGGGGCTGATTGGCGTGGGGATGCTGGTGCTGCTGTACGCCATCGTCCTGTGGCGCGGCGTGCGCGCCAGCCTGGCCGCGGGCGAGACGTTCGGCACGTACCTGGGCCTGGGCTTCACGTCCATCATCGCGTTCCAGGCCACGGTGAACATGTGCGTGGCCATGGGGCTGTTGCCGACGAAGGGGCTGACCCTGCCCTTCGTCTCCTACGGCGGCACGTCGCTGGTGGTGCTGATGGGCGCGGCGGGCGTGCTCCTGTCGCTGAGCGCCAGCGCCCAACCGGCCGCGCGCGGCGCGCGAGGCAACTCGGAGTTGAGAGAGGTGGCGGCGTGA
- the murG gene encoding undecaprenyldiphospho-muramoylpentapeptide beta-N-acetylglucosaminyltransferase: MKVLIAGGGTGGHLFPGIALAEEVVTRHHANEVVFVGTERGLEARVVPREGYPLELVKVQGLKGKGFVAFIKALFALPLAFIESFRILSRQKPDVVVGVGGYASGPVVLAAWLMGVPTAIQEQNALPGFTNKVLGKVVRVVFIAFEEARRFFPEKKVQLIGNPIRRKLMDNYLRSHVAHEDFSVLVFGGSLGARGINQRMLEALDALGDLKDGLRFVHQTGKNDLEMVRQGYAAKGFTADVVEFIDDMSGAYAKADLVICRAGATTLAELTVCKKASILIPFPHATDDHQAVNARALVDAGAALMFRESELTGKKLADTLRELKAHPERLKGMEKKAALLGRPEAAKELADVCVDLMVQTWGPSGRERATPEEKKAPRSES, translated from the coding sequence GTGAAGGTGCTCATCGCGGGAGGCGGAACCGGCGGTCATCTCTTCCCGGGCATCGCCCTGGCGGAAGAGGTCGTCACGCGTCACCACGCCAACGAGGTCGTCTTCGTGGGCACGGAGCGGGGCCTGGAGGCGCGCGTCGTCCCGCGCGAGGGCTATCCGCTGGAGCTGGTGAAGGTGCAGGGCCTGAAGGGCAAGGGCTTCGTGGCCTTCATCAAGGCCCTGTTCGCGCTGCCGCTGGCCTTCATCGAGTCCTTCCGCATCCTCTCCCGGCAGAAGCCGGACGTGGTGGTGGGCGTGGGCGGCTACGCCAGCGGGCCGGTGGTGCTCGCCGCGTGGCTGATGGGGGTTCCCACCGCCATCCAGGAGCAGAACGCGCTGCCGGGCTTCACCAACAAGGTGCTGGGCAAGGTGGTGCGCGTGGTGTTCATCGCCTTCGAGGAGGCGCGCCGCTTCTTCCCGGAGAAGAAGGTCCAGCTCATCGGCAACCCCATCCGCCGCAAGCTGATGGACAACTACCTGCGCAGCCACGTGGCGCACGAGGACTTCTCCGTGCTCGTGTTCGGCGGGAGCCTGGGCGCGCGCGGCATCAACCAGCGCATGCTGGAGGCGCTCGACGCCCTGGGCGACCTCAAGGACGGCCTGCGCTTCGTGCACCAGACGGGCAAGAACGACCTGGAGATGGTGCGCCAGGGGTACGCGGCGAAGGGCTTCACCGCGGACGTGGTGGAGTTCATCGACGACATGTCGGGTGCCTACGCCAAGGCGGACCTGGTCATCTGTCGCGCCGGCGCGACGACGCTGGCGGAGCTGACCGTCTGCAAGAAGGCGAGCATCCTGATTCCCTTCCCGCACGCCACGGACGACCACCAGGCCGTCAACGCGCGGGCGCTGGTGGACGCGGGCGCGGCGCTGATGTTCCGCGAGTCCGAGCTGACGGGAAAGAAGCTGGCGGACACGCTGCGCGAGCTGAAGGCGCACCCGGAGCGGCTCAAGGGCATGGAGAAGAAGGCGGCCCTGCTGGGCCGACCGGAGGCCGCCAAGGAGCTGGCGGACGTGTGTGTGGACCTGATGGTGCAGACCTGGGGCCCGTCGGGCCGCGAGCGCGCCACCCCCGAAGAGAAGAAGGCCCCCAGGAGCGAGTCGTGA
- the murC gene encoding UDP-N-acetylmuramate--L-alanine ligase codes for MTRNKPPSLFKTRHAAQVHFVGIGGIGMSGIAEVLLNLGYRVSGSDLKESDTTRRLARMGATIFEGHRAQNLVQADVVVISSAVRKDNPEVVTARQRKIPVIPRAEMLAELMRLKYAVAVAGSHGKTTTTSMVATVLSAAGLDPTAVVGGKVNVLDSNAKLGKSELMVVEADESDGSFLKLHPSISIVTNIDPEHMDHYGTLDALQSAFVEFCNRVPFYGLNVLCLDNPNVQALLPRIEKRFVTYGSSHMADYRLESIALDGFTTTFQAFRREEALGEFRVRMVGAHNAFNALAVIAVAEEMDIPLETVRSALAEFGGVQRRFTVKGEARGITVVDDYGHHPTEVQATLAGARRAFGRRVVVAFQPHRYTRTHDLMKEFTTSFNDADVLFVSNVYAAGEEPIPGATGDALADAIRAHGHRDVTFVAKRTDLARELLPRLREGDLVLTLGAGDITQVGPELLSLLNGSAPAKG; via the coding sequence GTGACGCGCAACAAGCCCCCCAGTCTCTTCAAGACGCGGCACGCCGCGCAGGTCCACTTCGTGGGCATTGGCGGCATCGGCATGAGCGGCATCGCGGAGGTCCTGCTCAACCTGGGCTACCGCGTCTCCGGCTCCGACCTGAAGGAGAGCGACACCACGCGCCGGCTCGCGCGCATGGGCGCCACCATCTTCGAGGGCCACCGCGCGCAGAACCTGGTCCAGGCGGACGTGGTGGTCATCTCCTCCGCGGTGCGCAAGGACAACCCGGAGGTCGTCACCGCGCGCCAGCGGAAGATTCCCGTCATCCCTCGCGCGGAGATGCTCGCGGAGCTGATGCGCCTGAAGTACGCCGTCGCCGTGGCGGGCAGCCACGGGAAGACGACCACCACGTCCATGGTGGCCACGGTGCTGAGCGCCGCGGGCCTGGACCCGACGGCGGTGGTGGGCGGCAAGGTGAACGTGCTCGACTCCAACGCCAAGCTGGGCAAGAGCGAGCTGATGGTGGTGGAGGCGGACGAGAGCGACGGCAGCTTCCTCAAGCTGCACCCGTCCATCTCCATCGTCACCAACATCGACCCGGAGCACATGGACCACTACGGCACGCTGGACGCGCTCCAGTCCGCCTTCGTGGAGTTCTGCAACCGGGTGCCGTTCTACGGCCTCAACGTGCTGTGCCTGGACAACCCCAACGTCCAGGCGCTCCTGCCGCGCATCGAGAAGCGCTTCGTCACCTACGGCAGCTCGCACATGGCGGACTACCGCCTGGAGAGCATCGCCCTGGACGGGTTCACCACCACCTTCCAGGCGTTCCGCCGCGAGGAGGCGCTGGGCGAGTTCCGCGTGCGCATGGTGGGCGCGCACAACGCCTTCAACGCGCTGGCGGTCATCGCCGTGGCGGAGGAGATGGACATCCCGCTGGAGACGGTGCGCTCGGCGCTGGCCGAGTTCGGCGGCGTGCAGCGGCGCTTCACCGTCAAGGGCGAGGCCCGGGGAATCACCGTGGTGGACGACTACGGCCATCACCCCACGGAGGTGCAGGCCACCCTCGCGGGCGCCCGCCGCGCGTTCGGCCGGCGCGTCGTCGTGGCTTTTCAGCCACACCGCTACACCCGCACACACGACCTGATGAAGGAATTCACCACGTCGTTCAACGACGCGGACGTGCTCTTCGTCTCCAATGTCTACGCCGCGGGAGAGGAGCCGATTCCGGGCGCCACCGGCGATGCGTTGGCGGACGCCATCCGCGCCCACGGCCACCGCGACGTCACCTTCGTGGCGAAGCGGACGGACCTGGCGCGAGAGTTGCTACCCCGGCTGCGTGAGGGCGACCTGGTGCTGACGTTGGGCGCCGGTGACATCACCCAGGTGGGGCCGGAGCTGCTGTCGCTCCTGAATGGCTCGGCCCCGGCGAAGGGGTAG
- the murB gene encoding UDP-N-acetylmuramate dehydrogenase, translated as MVEVGVTTALARRVAQLAGCEVKPGAPLAPLISVRVGGAAEALVRPRSPDALVALLKLARDEGVPVAILGGGANTLVGDGGVAGVTVKLPGDMFAEQVELGADEGRVTLGAGAAIVKLVNLMRGNGLVGAEFLAGIPGTLGGAVAMNAGTKNGEAFRVIEAVEVATADGVGWLTKAQVPHAYRHSELPAGGVVTRVRFLLPKGDVAASKVVMDADLGYRKRTQPLSQPNFGSVFTNPPGDHAGRLIEKVGLKGHTLGRAQISTLHANWIVNLGGATARDVLGLVTLMQTRVREETGVDMKPEVKRMGAFLP; from the coding sequence ATGGTGGAAGTGGGCGTGACGACGGCGCTGGCCAGGCGCGTGGCACAGCTGGCGGGGTGCGAGGTGAAGCCGGGAGCGCCGCTCGCGCCGCTCATCAGCGTGCGCGTGGGAGGCGCGGCGGAGGCGCTGGTGCGTCCCCGTTCGCCGGACGCGCTGGTGGCGCTCCTGAAGCTGGCGCGGGACGAGGGTGTGCCGGTGGCCATCCTCGGCGGTGGCGCCAACACGCTGGTGGGAGATGGGGGCGTCGCGGGCGTCACCGTGAAGCTGCCGGGTGACATGTTCGCGGAGCAGGTGGAGCTGGGCGCGGACGAGGGGCGGGTGACGCTCGGGGCCGGGGCGGCCATCGTGAAGCTCGTCAACCTGATGCGGGGCAACGGGCTGGTGGGCGCGGAGTTCCTCGCCGGCATCCCTGGCACGCTGGGCGGCGCGGTGGCGATGAACGCCGGCACCAAGAACGGCGAGGCGTTCCGCGTCATCGAGGCGGTGGAGGTGGCCACGGCCGACGGGGTGGGGTGGTTGACGAAGGCCCAGGTCCCCCATGCGTACCGGCACTCGGAGCTGCCGGCGGGCGGCGTGGTGACGCGGGTGCGCTTCCTCCTGCCCAAGGGCGACGTGGCGGCGTCCAAGGTGGTGATGGACGCGGACCTGGGCTACCGCAAGCGCACGCAGCCGCTGAGCCAGCCCAACTTCGGCAGCGTCTTCACCAACCCGCCGGGCGACCACGCGGGCCGGTTGATTGAAAAAGTGGGCCTCAAGGGGCACACCCTGGGGCGCGCGCAGATTTCGACGTTGCACGCCAATTGGATCGTCAACCTGGGCGGGGCCACCGCCCGGGACGTGCTGGGGCTCGTGACGCTGATGCAGACGCGCGTGCGCGAGGAGACCGGCGTGGACATGAAACCCGAAGTCAAACGCATGGGAGCGTTCCTGCCATGA
- a CDS encoding D-alanine--D-alanine ligase: MTAIRGAFTKEELRSKRVGVLFGGLSAEREVSLRTGAAVSGALRSLGYDVVDIDVGRDLPARLVAEKVDVAWLAVHGRYGEDGSLQGLLESMFIPYTGSGVLASALGMDKVYAKQVFIAHGIPTPPYRAFRDEASALAAKDSLPFPFPVVVKPSREGSSVGVHICKTPDAYEAAVRDAAKYAGTLLVEQFIKGREVQGGVLDDEALGVIEVRAAREFYDYDAKYKAGTGTQYLFPAPLPPEQYTRVNEVCLGAHRALGCAGGSRSDVIVTESGDVYLLETNTLPGMTATSLLPKIAAGRGIDFPALCERLLLGASLKS, encoded by the coding sequence ATGACAGCCATTCGCGGTGCCTTCACGAAGGAAGAGCTGCGCTCCAAGCGCGTGGGCGTGCTGTTCGGCGGCCTGTCCGCCGAGCGCGAGGTGTCCCTGCGCACCGGCGCGGCCGTGTCCGGCGCGCTGCGCTCGCTGGGCTACGACGTGGTGGACATCGACGTGGGCAGGGACCTGCCCGCGCGGCTCGTCGCGGAGAAGGTGGACGTGGCGTGGCTGGCGGTGCACGGGCGCTACGGCGAGGACGGCAGCCTCCAGGGGCTGCTGGAGTCCATGTTCATCCCGTACACGGGCAGCGGCGTGCTGGCCTCGGCGCTGGGCATGGACAAGGTCTACGCCAAGCAGGTCTTCATCGCGCACGGCATCCCCACGCCGCCCTATCGCGCGTTCCGTGACGAGGCCTCCGCGCTGGCGGCGAAGGACTCCCTGCCGTTCCCCTTCCCGGTGGTGGTGAAGCCCAGCCGCGAGGGCAGCAGCGTGGGCGTGCACATCTGCAAGACGCCCGACGCCTACGAGGCCGCGGTGCGGGACGCCGCGAAGTACGCGGGCACCCTGCTGGTGGAGCAGTTCATCAAGGGGCGTGAGGTGCAGGGCGGCGTCCTGGACGACGAGGCGCTGGGTGTCATCGAGGTCCGCGCCGCGCGAGAGTTCTACGACTACGACGCGAAGTACAAGGCGGGCACGGGGACCCAGTACCTCTTCCCGGCGCCCCTGCCTCCGGAGCAGTACACGCGGGTGAACGAGGTGTGCCTGGGCGCGCACCGCGCGCTGGGCTGCGCCGGTGGCTCGCGCTCGGACGTCATCGTCACGGAGAGCGGCGACGTGTACCTGCTGGAGACCAACACGCTGCCGGGCATGACGGCGACCAGCCTGCTGCCGAAGATCGCCGCGGGGCGTGGCATCGACTTCCCGGCGCTGTGCGAGCGGCTCCTGCTGGGCGCGTCGCTGAAGTCCTGA
- a CDS encoding LVIVD repeat-containing protein yields MLSLSPPRSSWVAFVAWGLLLSTAPGCRDSSPSTSDAGVSDDSGTPDAGAPDSGTPPWDGTYTVLEERGDGTGDPGVLSRCALVPQVGESPAGGCFDPSIFDLSSCDTSTLANVPTNGIYQVRLREEHALADGGVGGSYYTVTMGLRGDGGTSTFYYRPVSHDARDTDSLLVGTTVPVRDGGVTYTLAGCEAPNDHYFTGCFVRCTNGRVVERATADAHRMVWREGEAESSGGLELVSETYVPQGTPLDVYVAKNHAFVVSANAYLRPGKPGGLSIYDVTDRRHPVLKKVISLPDDQLWNSVWTKGDALYVASQDTGIVVFDITNPVDPQLVRRVPTSAPLAVHTVLVDGDRLYGMGLWPSNNTLVFDVSKPLEPMLLQRLSFPLVDTYDAPHDAFAYQGRLYISHMQSGLHVVDVENPNDMKLLGTYAYPNSTAHHNAVGTFAGRTIAFEGGENHGAHLRVLDVTDPTHIVKIGEFQLRPTVSIHNILLVGTRLYITWYQEGVRVLDVSNPTKPRQIAHFNTHRETDPERTDDVFEGAIGIRVPGDGYVYVVDTSRGLLIMNELPLDTQAGGAPKTAP; encoded by the coding sequence ATGCTGTCCCTGTCCCCCCCTCGCTCGTCCTGGGTCGCCTTCGTGGCCTGGGGCCTGCTGCTCTCCACGGCTCCTGGCTGCCGCGACTCGTCCCCCTCCACCTCCGATGCGGGCGTCTCCGATGATTCGGGCACACCCGACGCGGGGGCGCCCGACTCCGGGACGCCTCCCTGGGATGGCACGTACACGGTGCTGGAGGAGCGGGGCGACGGCACGGGCGACCCTGGCGTGCTCTCGCGCTGCGCGCTCGTGCCGCAGGTGGGCGAGAGCCCTGCTGGCGGCTGCTTCGACCCGTCCATCTTCGACCTGTCCTCCTGCGACACCTCGACGCTCGCCAACGTCCCGACGAACGGCATCTACCAGGTGCGGTTGCGGGAGGAGCACGCGCTGGCGGATGGCGGCGTGGGGGGCTCGTATTACACCGTGACGATGGGCCTGCGCGGCGACGGCGGCACCAGCACGTTCTACTACCGGCCCGTCAGCCATGATGCGCGCGACACGGACAGCCTGCTCGTCGGCACCACCGTCCCCGTCCGGGACGGAGGCGTCACCTACACCCTGGCGGGATGCGAGGCGCCCAACGACCATTACTTCACGGGATGCTTCGTCCGGTGCACCAATGGCCGGGTGGTGGAGCGGGCCACCGCGGACGCCCACCGCATGGTGTGGCGCGAAGGCGAGGCGGAGTCCTCGGGTGGCCTCGAGCTCGTGTCGGAAACGTACGTCCCGCAGGGCACCCCGCTGGACGTCTATGTCGCGAAGAACCACGCCTTCGTGGTCTCCGCCAACGCCTACCTCCGCCCGGGCAAGCCCGGAGGCCTCTCCATCTACGACGTGACGGACCGGCGCCACCCCGTGTTGAAGAAGGTCATCAGCCTCCCCGACGACCAGCTCTGGAACAGCGTGTGGACCAAGGGGGACGCGCTCTACGTCGCCAGCCAGGACACCGGCATCGTCGTCTTCGACATCACCAACCCGGTGGACCCGCAGCTCGTGCGCCGCGTGCCCACCAGCGCCCCCCTGGCCGTGCACACCGTGCTGGTGGACGGGGACCGCCTCTACGGCATGGGCCTGTGGCCCTCGAACAACACGCTCGTGTTCGACGTGTCCAAGCCGCTGGAGCCCATGCTGCTCCAGCGCCTCTCGTTCCCCCTGGTGGACACCTACGACGCGCCCCATGACGCCTTCGCCTACCAGGGCCGGCTCTACATCAGCCACATGCAGTCCGGCCTCCACGTCGTCGACGTCGAGAACCCGAACGACATGAAGCTGCTGGGGACCTACGCGTACCCGAACAGCACCGCCCATCACAACGCGGTGGGCACGTTCGCCGGGCGCACCATCGCCTTCGAGGGCGGCGAGAACCACGGCGCCCACCTGCGCGTGCTGGACGTCACCGACCCGACGCACATCGTGAAGATTGGCGAGTTCCAGCTCCGGCCCACCGTCTCCATCCACAACATCCTCCTGGTGGGCACGCGCCTCTACATCACCTGGTATCAGGAGGGCGTGCGCGTGCTGGACGTGTCCAATCCCACGAAGCCCCGGCAGATTGCCCACTTCAACACCCACCGCGAGACGGACCCGGAGCGCACCGATGACGTCTTCGAGGGCGCCATCGGCATCCGCGTGCCCGGCGACGGCTACGTGTACGTCGTCGACACCTCGCGCGGACTGCTCATCATGAACGAGCTCCCGCTCGACACCCAGGCGGGAGGCGCCCCCAAGACGGCCCCCTAG
- a CDS encoding cell division protein FtsQ/DivIB has product MAFGRSKNRRRQDSAQRNEAVKSAVRVKGPGVVKVLALTLVTGLMVWGGVELRAWALSSPRFGLAAVSFTGLQRASRVELLRLAGLTKGQNLWTLEAGALERAMHQHPWVKRVVVTRRFPDRVSVEVTEHVPEAMAVLGELYVLDEEGEPFKRVTPGDGLDLPLVTGVDREGYVADPAAARERFRTALAVARAYAEQSPGKTERLSEVRLVARDVTLVAASGQEVRLGEGDSEVKLQRLARVRRELGARGLAAEIIHLDNRARPGWVAVKLSNSASERSGVSMQ; this is encoded by the coding sequence ATGGCCTTTGGTCGAAGCAAGAACCGCCGCCGTCAGGACTCCGCCCAGCGAAACGAGGCGGTGAAGAGCGCGGTGCGCGTGAAGGGCCCGGGCGTGGTGAAGGTGCTGGCGCTGACGCTGGTGACGGGGCTGATGGTCTGGGGTGGGGTGGAGCTGCGGGCGTGGGCGCTGTCCTCGCCGCGCTTCGGGCTGGCGGCGGTGTCCTTCACGGGGCTGCAGCGGGCCTCGCGGGTGGAGCTGTTGCGGTTGGCGGGGCTGACGAAGGGGCAGAACCTCTGGACGTTGGAGGCGGGCGCGCTGGAGCGGGCCATGCACCAGCACCCGTGGGTGAAGCGCGTGGTGGTGACGCGCCGCTTCCCCGACCGCGTCTCGGTGGAGGTGACCGAGCACGTGCCGGAGGCGATGGCGGTGTTGGGCGAGCTGTACGTCCTGGACGAGGAGGGCGAGCCCTTCAAGCGGGTGACGCCCGGCGACGGGCTGGACCTGCCGCTGGTGACGGGGGTGGACCGGGAGGGCTACGTGGCGGACCCGGCGGCGGCGCGGGAGCGGTTCCGGACGGCGCTGGCGGTGGCACGGGCCTACGCCGAGCAGTCCCCGGGCAAGACGGAGCGGCTGAGCGAGGTGCGCCTGGTCGCGCGCGACGTGACGCTCGTGGCCGCGTCCGGCCAGGAAGTGCGCCTGGGAGAAGGAGATTCCGAGGTCAAGCTGCAGCGACTGGCCCGTGTTCGTCGCGAACTGGGCGCCAGGGGGCTTGCAGCGGAGATCATTCACCTGGATAACCGGGCCCGGCCCGGTTGGGTGGCGGTGAAGCTTTCGAACTCCGCGTCCGAGAGGAGCGGGGTTTCGATGCAGTAA
- the ftsA gene encoding cell division protein FtsA — MAKQKSGEIIVGLDIGTTKICAIVGELTDSGIDIIGIGTHPSKGLRKGVVVNIEATVSSIRRAIEEAELMAGAEISHVYTGIAGGHIKGFNSQGIVAVKDKEVREADIARVIDAAKAVAIPLDREVIHVLPQEFIIDDQGGIKEPLGMAGVRLEAKVHIVTGAVSSAQNIVKCANRTGLNVSDIVLQPLASAEAVLGEDEKELGVCLVDIGGGTTDIAIFSGGSIVHTAVIALGGNNLTSDIAIGLRTPAHEAERIKQKYGCALASLINKDDTLEVPSVGGRQPRVLGRQILCEILEPRVEEIFQLVHREIQKCGYEDLLASGVVITGGSTLLAGMPELAEEVLGLPVRRGMPRGIGGLVDVVKSPMYATGVGLVVYGAKHLDRRMFRIREENVYKKVKGRMREWLEEIF, encoded by the coding sequence ATGGCGAAGCAGAAGTCGGGGGAGATCATTGTCGGCCTCGACATCGGCACGACGAAGATTTGCGCCATCGTCGGGGAGCTGACCGACAGCGGTATCGACATCATCGGTATCGGGACGCATCCGTCGAAGGGGCTGCGCAAGGGCGTGGTGGTGAACATCGAGGCGACCGTCTCCTCCATCCGCCGAGCAATCGAAGAAGCGGAGCTGATGGCGGGCGCGGAGATTTCGCACGTCTACACGGGCATCGCCGGTGGCCACATCAAGGGGTTCAATTCCCAGGGCATCGTGGCGGTGAAGGACAAGGAGGTCCGCGAGGCGGACATCGCGCGCGTCATCGACGCGGCGAAGGCGGTGGCCATCCCGTTGGACCGGGAGGTCATCCACGTCCTGCCCCAGGAGTTCATCATCGACGACCAGGGCGGCATCAAGGAGCCCCTGGGCATGGCGGGCGTCCGCCTGGAGGCCAAGGTCCACATCGTGACCGGGGCCGTGTCGAGCGCGCAGAACATCGTCAAGTGCGCCAACCGCACGGGGCTCAACGTCTCCGACATCGTCCTCCAGCCGCTGGCGAGCGCCGAGGCGGTGCTGGGCGAGGACGAGAAGGAGCTGGGCGTGTGCCTCGTCGACATCGGCGGCGGCACGACGGACATCGCCATCTTCTCCGGCGGCTCCATCGTCCACACGGCGGTGATTGCGCTGGGCGGCAACAACCTGACGAGCGACATCGCCATCGGCCTGCGCACGCCCGCGCACGAGGCCGAGCGCATCAAGCAGAAGTACGGCTGCGCGCTGGCGTCGCTCATCAACAAGGACGACACCCTCGAGGTGCCCAGCGTGGGGGGCCGTCAGCCCCGCGTGCTCGGGCGGCAGATCCTCTGCGAGATCCTCGAGCCGCGCGTGGAGGAGATCTTCCAGCTCGTCCACCGTGAAATCCAGAAGTGCGGCTACGAGGACCTGCTGGCCTCGGGCGTGGTGATTACGGGCGGCTCCACGCTGCTGGCGGGCATGCCGGAGCTGGCGGAAGAGGTGCTCGGGCTGCCGGTGCGCCGGGGCATGCCGCGCGGCATCGGCGGGCTGGTCGACGTGGTGAAGAGCCCCATGTACGCCACGGGCGTGGGCCTGGTGGTCTACGGCGCCAAGCACCTGGACCGGCGGATGTTCCGCATCCGCGAGGAGAACGTGTACAAGAAGGTCAAGGGCCGCATGCGCGAGTGGCTCGAGGAAATCTTCTAG